One window of the Manihot esculenta cultivar AM560-2 chromosome 14, M.esculenta_v8, whole genome shotgun sequence genome contains the following:
- the LOC110600603 gene encoding chlorophyll a-b binding protein CP24 10A, chloroplastic, protein MAATSGALLNGLGSSFLSGGKRTQALLGLGGNKMGCGSKKFVVMAAAAAKPKKSWIPGVRGGGNFIDPEWLDGSLPGDYGFDPLGLGKDPAFLKWYREAELIHGRWAMAAVVGIFVGQAWSGIPWFEAGADPGAIAPFSFGSLLGTQLLLMGWVESKRWVDFFNPDSQSVEWATPWSRTAENFANATGEQGYPGGKFFDPLGFAGTIKDGVYIPDVEKLERLKVAEIKHARLAMVAMLIFYFEAGQGKTPLGALGL, encoded by the exons ATGGCTGCTACTTCTGGTGCTCTGCTCAATGGATTGGGATCTTCCTTCCTCTCTGGAGGGAAAAGAACTCAAGCCTTGCTGGGTTTGGGAGGAAATAAAATGGGATGTGGCTCAAAGAAGTTTGTGGTTatggctgctgctgctgctaaaCCAAAGAAGTCTTGGATCCCTGGTGTTAGAGGTGGTGGCAACTTCATTGACCCTGAGTGGCTCGATGGCTC GCTCCCAGGTGACTATGGATTCGACCCACTAGGCCTAGGGAAAGATCCAGCATTTCTGAAATGGTACAGAGAAGCAGAGCTCATCCATGGACGGTGGGCGATGGCTGCTGTGGTGGGGATCTTTGTAGGACAAGCCTGGAGTGGCATTCCTTGGTTTGAGGCTGGTGCTGATCCAGGTGCTATTGCACCATTCTCCTTCGGCTCTCTTTTGGGGACTCAGCTTTTGCTCATGGGATGGGTGGAGAGCAAGAGATGGGTTGATTTCTTCAACCCAGATTCACAGTCAGTGGAATGGGCAACTCCATGGTCAAGAACTGCAGAGAACTTTGCTAATGCCACTGGAGAACAAGGATACCCAGGAGGCAAATTCTTCGATCCGTTAGGGTTCGCAGGGACTATAAAAGATGGAGTTTATATTCCTGATGTGGAGAAGCTTGAAAGACTCAAAGTTGCAGAGATTAAACATGCTAGACTTGCAATGGTTGCCATGTTGATCTTCTACTTTGAGGCTGGTCAGGGAAAGACCCCTCTTGGAGCTCTTGGGTTGTAA
- the LOC110600394 gene encoding uncharacterized protein LOC110600394: MDLNNLNYSPSSSSSTPHPSTAAAAATPAADPMQSWWESVSKARARILSLSSLLHSDPTSSFSLSSLADSDRPALSLLSSFDAYTLLSSALSSSSSGSGSDPLCQWLYETYLSSDPHLRLIVLSFLPLLLGLYLSRIHSSDSVSTPSLAGFEAVLLAIYSSEVKSRAGKPVLIQIPDLAQPSLYHTPRNKQNSHGFDNSRPSVGVLSPPLEPQIAVKSTKRPVIVGVALDCYFKQISQMPSWSKVELCMYASAWAGQDCACKDKLDGDKEVEIQNGHGNEVNGGYFLEGRSLSNGHERNGHEIDDVVEEMEKLEIERNGTEVSESKGVRIPLPWEILQPLLRIMGHCLLGPLNSQDVKDAASRAVRRLYARGTHDLAPQAILATRSLIQLDKRAREVAKAAAAAAVNSSSNANTPSKAKKPEIFLVSK; encoded by the coding sequence ATGGACTTGAACAATCTCAACTACtctccctcctcctcctcctccacccccCACCCCTCCACCGCCGCAGCTGCTGCTACCCCTGCGGCGGACCCAATGCAGTCCTGGTGGGAATCCGTCTCCAAAGCTCGCGCTCGCATCCTCTCCCTTTCCTCTCTCCTCCATTCCGATCCCACCtcttccttctctctctcttctcttgcTGATTCCGACCGCCCTGCACTTTCATTACTCTCCTCCTTTGACGCTTATACTCTTCTCTCATctgctctttcttcttcttcctctggtTCTGGCTCTGATCCTCTCTGTCAATGGCTTTACGAGACCTATCTTTCTTCTGATCCTCATCTCCGTCTCATTGTCCTctcttttcttcctcttcttttggGGCTGTATCTCTCTCGGATCCACTCCTCTGACTCTGTTTCCACTCCTTCTCTGGCCGGTTTCGAGGCTGTTCTCCTTGCCATCTACTCGTCGGAGGTGAAATCTCGCGCTGGTAAGCCAGTTCTCATCCAGATTCCTGATCTTGCACAGCCGTCGCTTTACCATACTCCTCGGAACAAGCAAAATTCTCATGGATTTGATAATTCTCGACCATCCGTCGGGGTTTTGTCGCCGCCGCTGGAGCCCCAGATCGCGGTGAAGTCTACAAAGCGGCCGGTTATTGTTGGGGTGGCACTTGATTGTTATTTTAAGCAGATCTCGCAAATGCCGAGTTGGTCTAAGGTTGAATTGTGTATGTATGCAAGTGCTTGGGCGGGACAGGATTGTGCTTGTAAAGACAAATTAGATGGTGATAAAGAAGTTGAAATCCAAAATGGACATGGAAATGAAGTTAATGGTGGGTATTTTTTGGAGGGTAGGAGCTTGAGTAATGGCCATGAGAGGAACGGGCATGAGATTGATGATGTTGTGGAGGAAATGGAGAAATTGGAGATAGAAAGAAATGGCACAGAGGTTTCAGAGTCAAAGGGTGTGAGGATTCCGTTGCCTTGGGAGATTTTGCAGCCCTTGTTGAGGATTATGGGACATTGTCTGTTGGGGCCTTTGAATTCTCAAGATGTTAAGGATGCTGCATCCAGGGCAGTTAGGCGGTTGTATGCAAGAGGGACTCATGACTTGGCTCCACAGGCCATATTGGCTACACGGAGTCTCATTCAGCTTGATAAGAGAGCCCGTGAAGTTGCAAAGGCTGCAGCGGCAGCAGCAGTTAATTCTTCTTCCAATGCTAACACACCAAGTAAAGCTAAGAAACCAGAAATATTTTTGGTGTCAAAGTGA